The following is a genomic window from Janibacter sp. DB-40.
CCGGGCAGTGCTCCGACCCCGACTGCGAGGGGGGCGACCACGGCTACGAGGGCACCGTGGCGGCCGACGACATCGGTCTGCGCATCAGCGCCGAGGCCGAGGGGCGGGTGGCCCTGGACCGGGCGATCGAGTTCGCCCGTGATCTCTCCTCGAGCATCGGGCACTGAGCGGCCGATGGCCCACCACGGCGCGCAGCCCGTCCCGCTCCTGCCGACGACCCCACGTCTGGACCGTGTGCTTCCGTCCGTCGCCACGAGCCTGGGCGTCCCCGGCCTGGCGAAGGGGGGAGACCGGCACCTCGCGCCGGCCCGCCGGAGCGTGGTCGTGCTCGTCGACGGGCTCGGCGCCGAGCTGCTGGCCCGCCGGGGCGGGCACGCCCCCTTCCTCCGTCGCCTGCTGCAGGACCCGCAGCGGGCGGTCCGGCTGGACTGCGGCTTCCCCTCGACGACCGCGACGTCGATGGGCACCTTCGGGACCGGCACGCTCACCGGCGTGCACGGGCTCGTCGGCTACGAGGCCTACGACCCCGGGACCGACACCGTCTTCAACGAGCTGTCCTGGGAGGACGGCCCCGAGCCGCACCGGTGGCAGCCGCACCCCACGGTCTTCGAGGCCGCGCTCGGGGCCGGGGTCGCCGTCACCCGCATCGGGCCGGGCTACTTCGACGGCTCGGGGCTGACCAACGCGGCCCTGCGGGGTGGGGGATTCGTCGCCGCGCAGTCCCTGGCCGAGCGCGTCGACGCGACGGTCACCGCGGTCCGGGCGATGCCGCGCTCGCTCGTCTACCTCTACTGGGGCGACATCGACAAGGTCGGCCACGTCCACGGCAGCGACTCGTGGCAGTGGGGCGAGGAGCTGGAGGAGGTCGACGCGCAGCTGGCCCGGCTGGCGGGGCTGCTGCCGCCGGACACGTCGCTGCACATCACGGCCGACCACGGCATGGTCGACGTGCCCCTGGACGCCCGCCCGGACATCGCCGAGGAGCCGGACCTGGACGCCGGGCTGCGGCACGTCTCGGGCGAGCCGCGCTGCCTGCAACTGCACGTGCAGGAGGGGGCCGTCGAGGACGTGCTCTCCGCCTGGCGCTCACGCCTGGGTGACGACGCGTACGTCATCGCGGGGGAGGAGGCCATCGAGGCCGGCTGGTTCGGCCCGGTGACCGACGACGTGCGCCCGCGCATCGGTGACGTCATCGCCGCGATGACCGGGTCGGTCGCGGTCGTCGACTCCCGTCGCCACCGTCCGCTGCTGCGCAACCTGCTGGGGGTCCACGGCTCGATCACCGCCGACGAGGTCGCCATCCCGTGGCTGGAGCTCCCGGCACGGGAGTCCTGACATGGCGCAGCT
Proteins encoded in this region:
- a CDS encoding nucleotide pyrophosphatase/phosphodiesterase family protein; amino-acid sequence: MAHHGAQPVPLLPTTPRLDRVLPSVATSLGVPGLAKGGDRHLAPARRSVVVLVDGLGAELLARRGGHAPFLRRLLQDPQRAVRLDCGFPSTTATSMGTFGTGTLTGVHGLVGYEAYDPGTDTVFNELSWEDGPEPHRWQPHPTVFEAALGAGVAVTRIGPGYFDGSGLTNAALRGGGFVAAQSLAERVDATVTAVRAMPRSLVYLYWGDIDKVGHVHGSDSWQWGEELEEVDAQLARLAGLLPPDTSLHITADHGMVDVPLDARPDIAEEPDLDAGLRHVSGEPRCLQLHVQEGAVEDVLSAWRSRLGDDAYVIAGEEAIEAGWFGPVTDDVRPRIGDVIAAMTGSVAVVDSRRHRPLLRNLLGVHGSITADEVAIPWLELPARES